The Roseiconus lacunae genome window below encodes:
- a CDS encoding metallophosphoesterase family protein yields the protein MPTLARPVESRGGLVRLAWSSDIHLNHATLRAWDQWVAGHPVGDLRGLLVTGDLSEAEDVFFQLGRIAETFPLPIYFVLGNHDFYGSSIGAVRRVVTSMSRNQPRLVYLTDSAPIELSAGHFLVGEDGWGDGTVGDYVGSPVRLNDFALIEDFAAQQPGEWLDRLMQLGRESAERLGSKLEGLPGNARVVHVATHVPPFRESCWYNGQTADDNWAPFFVCGQFGEVLLDYARAHPAVELQVYCGHTHSPGVAKMLGNLTVHTAGAVYGEPKVERLLELGSA from the coding sequence ATGCCGACTCTCGCCCGGCCTGTCGAAAGCCGTGGTGGCTTAGTTAGGCTCGCTTGGTCATCCGACATTCACCTTAATCATGCAACTCTGCGAGCTTGGGATCAGTGGGTAGCGGGGCATCCGGTCGGCGACCTGCGTGGGCTGTTGGTCACCGGCGATCTCTCCGAAGCCGAGGATGTCTTCTTTCAGCTCGGTCGGATCGCCGAAACGTTTCCCTTGCCGATCTATTTCGTGCTTGGCAACCATGATTTCTATGGTTCGTCGATCGGGGCGGTGCGTCGGGTGGTGACTTCGATGTCTCGCAACCAGCCTCGGCTGGTTTACTTGACCGACAGCGCCCCAATCGAGCTTTCTGCTGGGCACTTTTTGGTCGGTGAAGACGGGTGGGGTGACGGAACGGTCGGTGATTATGTTGGTTCGCCGGTTCGGCTAAACGACTTCGCCCTGATCGAAGATTTCGCCGCGCAGCAGCCAGGCGAGTGGCTCGATCGGTTGATGCAATTGGGGCGCGAGTCGGCCGAGCGGCTCGGGAGTAAGCTGGAGGGATTGCCGGGGAACGCAAGAGTGGTTCACGTGGCGACCCATGTCCCGCCGTTTCGAGAGTCATGCTGGTACAACGGCCAGACGGCCGACGATAATTGGGCGCCATTTTTTGTCTGTGGCCAGTTTGGTGAGGTCTTGCTTGATTACGCGCGGGCGCACCCGGCGGTCGAATTGCAAGTGTATTGCGGGCACACGCATAGTCCCGGGGTCGCCAAGATGCTGGGCAACCTCACCGTCCATACCGCAGGGGCTGTTTATGGCGAGCCAAAGGTCGAGCGTTTGCTGGAATTGGGTTCGGCATAG